From Cellulophaga lytica DSM 7489, a single genomic window includes:
- a CDS encoding carboxypeptidase regulatory-like domain-containing protein, which produces MKKYIQNKKILLTTYSLVLFSFYSCITGKTYSAKIAKFQPSFWGEIKENIVKEVTDTTVVFINGKVTDYNRPAGEGVELIFTKKENNKKFKTVTDSIGNFEIEVVKGSYELQLIPYIYGRTPTLTFENLNFKSGEKRELIIYTESNYETIAKDTIFENKKAYKKYTER; this is translated from the coding sequence ATGAAGAAATATATTCAAAACAAAAAGATTTTACTTACAACTTATAGTTTGGTCTTATTTAGTTTTTATTCTTGCATAACAGGAAAAACGTATTCAGCTAAAATAGCTAAATTTCAACCAAGTTTTTGGGGAGAAATTAAAGAGAATATTGTAAAAGAAGTTACAGATACTACGGTAGTGTTTATTAATGGAAAAGTAACTGATTATAATAGGCCTGCAGGAGAAGGTGTTGAACTAATTTTTACTAAAAAAGAAAATAACAAGAAATTTAAAACTGTAACCGATTCTATTGGTAATTTTGAAATAGAAGTAGTAAAAGGATCATACGAATTACAGCTAATACCATACATATACGGCAGAACTCCAACCTTAACCTTTGAAAATTTAAATTTTAAATCTGGAGAAAAACGTGAATTGATAATTTATACTGAATCAAATTATGAGACTATAGCAAAAGACACCATTTTTGAGAATAAAAAAGCCTATAAAAAATATACTGAAAGGTAA